A section of the Marinimicrobium koreense genome encodes:
- a CDS encoding pilin, with protein sequence MKQMQKGFTLIELMIVVAIIGILAAVAIPQYQNYISGSQVSRVMSETGALRTAIENCMLQGRTTVVTGDPGPAECNVGWTNSNLLGQVAVQDPGLSITITAADNTALIDATFGGNAAAALDGDQLQWARSDAGVWTCSTNVDTRYRPAGCTTDLGGAAEEPAAG encoded by the coding sequence ATGAAACAGATGCAAAAAGGTTTTACATTGATCGAACTGATGATCGTTGTTGCGATTATCGGTATTCTGGCTGCAGTAGCCATTCCGCAGTACCAGAACTATATCTCTGGCTCTCAGGTTTCTCGTGTTATGAGCGAGACTGGCGCTCTGCGCACAGCTATTGAAAATTGTATGCTGCAAGGCCGCACTACCGTTGTAACCGGTGATCCAGGGCCGGCAGAGTGTAATGTTGGCTGGACCAACAGCAACCTTCTTGGACAAGTTGCGGTTCAGGATCCAGGTCTGTCTATTACGATTACTGCTGCTGATAATACTGCTCTGATTGATGCTACTTTCGGGGGCAATGCGGCAGCTGCTCTTGATGGCGATCAACTCCAGTGGGCTCGTAGTGATGCTGGTGTTTGGACTTGCTCCACTAACGTAGATACTCGCTACCGTCCAGCTGGCTGCACTACTGATCTCGGTGGAGCTGCAGAGGAACCTGCTGCGGGATAA
- the pilB gene encoding type IV-A pilus assembly ATPase PilB, translating to MNTSAPALSGLARRLVHDGLLDSDLASQAQAQAARDRVPFVQHVVTHQILDASTVARVAADEFGTPVFDLDSLSTTAIPTKLVDQKLIQKHHTLPLMKRGNRLFLAVADPTNLHALDEIKFNTGLNTDPILVEADKLAAAIERYVNAQEESIGDTLGGLDDDALDGLETEGGEPEAPKDEGKEEDEAPIVRFINKILLDAIKGGASDIHFEPYEKAYRVRFRTDGILQEVAKPPINLATRLAARLKVMSQMDISERRVPQDGRIKMKISKSRAIDFRVNTLPTLFGEKVVLRILDPSSAKMGIDALGYEDYQKQLYMDALEQPQGMILVTGPTGSGKTVSLYTGLNILNTSERNISTAEDPVEINLEGINQVQVNTRVGLTFAESLRSFLRQDPDVVMVGEIRDLETAEIAIKAAQTGHLVLSTLHTNSAPETLTRLLNMGVPAFNVATSVSLIIAQRLARRLCKSCKKPATDIPDAVLSEEGFDEIGIPRSELELYHPVGCAQCTNGYKGRVGVYEVVRITPTIASLIMEGGNSLQIAKAAKEAGFNNLRISALRKAAQGLTSLEEANRVTKD from the coding sequence ATGAATACCTCTGCACCCGCTCTCAGCGGCCTGGCACGCCGGTTGGTCCACGATGGCCTACTGGATTCCGATTTGGCGAGCCAGGCTCAGGCCCAGGCGGCACGCGATCGCGTGCCTTTTGTGCAGCATGTGGTCACCCATCAGATTCTCGATGCTTCCACCGTCGCCCGGGTGGCCGCTGATGAGTTCGGTACCCCGGTATTCGACCTCGACAGTCTGTCCACCACCGCCATCCCCACAAAGCTGGTGGACCAGAAGCTGATCCAGAAGCACCATACTCTGCCCCTGATGAAGCGGGGCAATCGGCTCTTCCTGGCGGTGGCCGACCCGACCAATCTGCACGCGCTGGACGAGATCAAGTTCAACACCGGCCTGAACACAGACCCGATTCTGGTGGAGGCGGACAAGCTGGCTGCCGCCATTGAGCGCTATGTAAACGCTCAGGAAGAGTCCATCGGGGATACTCTGGGCGGGCTCGACGACGATGCACTTGATGGTCTTGAGACTGAGGGTGGCGAGCCAGAGGCGCCGAAGGATGAGGGGAAAGAAGAAGACGAGGCCCCGATTGTCCGTTTTATCAACAAGATTCTGTTGGACGCCATCAAAGGCGGTGCGTCAGACATTCATTTCGAGCCCTATGAAAAGGCCTATCGGGTGCGGTTTCGCACCGACGGCATCCTGCAGGAGGTGGCCAAGCCGCCAATAAACCTGGCGACCCGCCTGGCAGCGCGCCTGAAGGTAATGTCCCAGATGGACATTTCCGAGCGCCGGGTGCCGCAGGATGGCCGGATCAAGATGAAGATTTCCAAGAGCCGGGCAATCGACTTCCGGGTGAACACTCTGCCTACCCTGTTTGGAGAGAAGGTCGTGCTGCGGATTCTTGATCCCAGCTCCGCCAAAATGGGTATTGATGCACTCGGTTACGAGGATTATCAGAAGCAGCTTTATATGGACGCTCTGGAGCAGCCGCAGGGCATGATTCTGGTGACCGGTCCCACGGGGTCCGGTAAAACGGTGTCTCTCTATACCGGCCTGAATATCCTCAATACCAGTGAACGCAATATTTCCACCGCCGAGGACCCCGTGGAAATCAATCTGGAGGGGATCAACCAGGTTCAGGTGAATACCCGGGTGGGGCTGACCTTTGCGGAGTCCCTGCGCTCCTTCCTGCGTCAGGACCCGGACGTGGTGATGGTGGGGGAAATCCGGGACCTGGAGACGGCGGAAATCGCCATCAAGGCCGCTCAGACGGGCCACCTGGTGCTTTCCACTCTGCACACCAACAGCGCCCCGGAAACGCTGACCCGCCTGCTCAATATGGGCGTACCGGCCTTTAACGTGGCCACGAGCGTGAGCCTGATTATCGCTCAGCGCCTGGCCCGTCGACTGTGTAAAAGCTGCAAGAAGCCCGCAACGGATATTCCGGATGCCGTACTGAGTGAAGAAGGCTTCGATGAGATCGGAATTCCCCGCAGCGAACTGGAGCTATATCATCCGGTGGGCTGCGCACAGTGTACCAATGGTTATAAGGGTCGTGTCGGGGTCTATGAAGTGGTTCGCATCACACCGACCATCGCCAGCCTTATAATGGAGGGAGGCAACTCCCTGCAAATTGCCAAAGCCGCCAAAGAGGCGGGCTTTAATAACCTGCGGATTTCAGCCCTACGCAAAGCGGCCCAAGGGTTGACCAGCCTTGAAGAAGCCAACCGAGTCACCAAGGATTAA
- a CDS encoding type II secretion system F family protein has product MATTAQAQKAAPTATRKKPVAKGSTSATYTYKGLDKKGNKIEGELEGVSPALVKAQLLKQGIRANQVRKKPKPLFGGGGKKIKPSDIAVFSRQMATMMKAGVPLVQSFEIVADGLDNPSLRKLVMQIREDVAAGGGFAAALRKHPKYFDDLFCNLVEAGEQSGALETMLDRIATYKEKTEALKAKIKKAMTYPIAVVVVAMIVTAVLLIKVVPAFAETFTSFGAELPAFTLFVMGLSDLMIAYWLYVLLGIIGVFALFKEGKKRSKGFAYAVDKYVLKIPIVGQILYLSVMARFARTLSTTFAAGVPLIDALTSVAGAAGNRIYSDAIYKIREEVSTGIQLNTAIRAQKLFPSLLIQMAAIGEESGALDEMLEKVAVYYENEVDNMVDSLTSLLEPIIMSVLGVLVGGLLIAMYLPIFQMGSVI; this is encoded by the coding sequence ATGGCCACCACCGCCCAAGCCCAAAAAGCCGCGCCCACCGCGACCCGCAAAAAGCCGGTTGCGAAAGGCTCCACGTCGGCAACCTACACCTATAAAGGCCTGGACAAAAAAGGCAATAAAATTGAGGGTGAGCTGGAAGGTGTCAGCCCAGCTCTGGTCAAGGCTCAGTTATTGAAGCAGGGCATCCGCGCCAATCAGGTGCGCAAAAAGCCGAAGCCCCTGTTTGGGGGCGGCGGCAAGAAAATCAAACCGAGCGATATCGCGGTCTTTTCACGGCAGATGGCCACCATGATGAAAGCCGGGGTGCCGCTGGTGCAGTCTTTCGAGATTGTCGCTGACGGGCTGGACAACCCAAGCCTGCGTAAACTGGTCATGCAGATTCGAGAGGATGTCGCAGCCGGTGGCGGTTTTGCGGCGGCGCTTCGCAAGCATCCTAAGTATTTTGACGATCTCTTTTGCAACCTGGTGGAAGCAGGCGAGCAATCCGGTGCGCTTGAAACCATGCTGGATCGGATTGCAACCTATAAGGAAAAGACGGAAGCGTTAAAAGCGAAAATCAAAAAAGCGATGACTTACCCTATCGCGGTAGTTGTGGTCGCAATGATCGTTACGGCCGTGCTGTTGATCAAGGTGGTACCCGCGTTCGCCGAGACATTCACCAGCTTTGGCGCCGAACTGCCAGCCTTCACCCTCTTCGTTATGGGGTTATCCGACCTCATGATTGCCTATTGGTTGTATGTGCTATTGGGAATAATTGGGGTGTTCGCCCTTTTCAAAGAGGGCAAAAAACGGTCAAAAGGCTTCGCGTATGCCGTAGACAAATACGTTCTGAAAATACCAATCGTCGGCCAGATTTTGTACCTCTCGGTGATGGCCCGTTTCGCTCGGACACTATCGACCACCTTCGCCGCCGGTGTGCCGCTAATCGATGCCCTTACCTCGGTTGCGGGGGCTGCTGGTAACCGGATTTACAGCGACGCCATCTATAAAATTCGCGAAGAGGTCTCAACCGGTATTCAACTCAACACCGCGATTCGGGCTCAAAAGCTGTTCCCCAGCCTGCTTATTCAGATGGCCGCTATTGGTGAAGAATCCGGCGCTCTGGATGAGATGCTGGAGAAAGTTGCGGTCTACTACGAAAATGAAGTCGACAACATGGTCGACAGCCTGACCTCCCTTCTGGAGCCCATTATCATGTCCGTGCTCGGCGTTCTGGTCGGCGGCCTGTTGATCGCCATGTACCTGCCAATCTTCCAGATGGGGTCGGTTATTTAA
- a CDS encoding prepilin peptidase yields the protein MSEVFVLYPSVALISATVLGLLVGSFLNVVIYRLPKMLQSEWRSQCCELLEQAPPEPQTTFNLITPNSTCPHCGHGIKPWENVPVISYLVLRGKCSACKGRISARYPIIELVTGLLSLFVIHQFGVTGVGLAALVFTWSLIALTMIDIDTQLLPDVITLPLLWLGLIVNHLGGFVPLEDALWGAVAGYLSLWSIYWLFKLLTGKEGMGYGDFKLLGALGAWLGWQMLPLVVLLSSLVGAVIGIGMMLILGRDKNIPIPFGPYLAIAGWIAFIWGDSLLQQYLQFAAP from the coding sequence ATATCCGAAGTTTTCGTTCTCTACCCCTCAGTGGCGCTCATCAGCGCCACTGTTTTAGGTCTGCTGGTTGGCAGCTTCCTCAATGTGGTGATCTATCGTCTGCCCAAAATGCTCCAGTCGGAGTGGCGGTCGCAGTGCTGCGAGCTGCTGGAACAGGCACCGCCGGAGCCGCAGACAACGTTCAACCTGATCACCCCCAACTCCACCTGCCCCCACTGCGGGCATGGGATCAAGCCCTGGGAGAACGTCCCGGTGATCAGTTACCTGGTGCTGCGGGGCAAGTGCTCGGCCTGCAAAGGCCGGATTTCCGCCCGCTACCCGATCATTGAGTTGGTGACGGGCCTGTTGAGCCTGTTTGTGATTCACCAGTTTGGCGTGACCGGCGTCGGCCTGGCGGCACTGGTGTTTACCTGGTCGCTGATTGCGCTCACGATGATCGATATCGATACCCAACTGCTGCCCGATGTCATCACGCTGCCGCTGCTCTGGCTCGGACTGATCGTCAATCATCTGGGGGGCTTTGTACCGCTGGAGGACGCCCTCTGGGGCGCGGTGGCGGGCTACCTGTCGCTCTGGTCGATTTACTGGCTGTTCAAGCTGCTGACCGGCAAGGAAGGCATGGGTTACGGCGATTTCAAACTGCTCGGCGCGCTGGGCGCCTGGCTCGGCTGGCAGATGCTGCCCCTGGTGGTACTACTGTCTTCCCTGGTGGGCGCGGTGATCGGCATCGGCATGATGCTGATCCTGGGCCGGGACAAAAACATCCCCATTCCCTTCGGCCCCTACCTGGCCATTGCGGGCTGGATTGCCTTTATCTGGGGCGACAGTCTGCTCCAACAGTACCTTCAGTTCGCGGCTCCCTGA
- the coaE gene encoding dephospho-CoA kinase (Dephospho-CoA kinase (CoaE) performs the final step in coenzyme A biosynthesis.) — MAERVIGVTGGIGSGKSSVMRAFQAKGIEAVDADDMARVVVEPGQPALNAIAEHFGPDILTPEGTLNRPSLRTIIFSDPDAKTWLEALLHPLINRELRSRLAAAQGPYALLVSPLLFETGQDKLVDRILVVDVPESVQLARASARDGADPEQIRRIMASQMSREERLRRADDVLDNSGDLADLERQVGELHGKYRV, encoded by the coding sequence ATGGCGGAGCGGGTTATCGGCGTTACCGGAGGCATCGGCAGCGGCAAGTCTTCCGTCATGCGGGCCTTCCAGGCAAAAGGCATTGAGGCCGTGGATGCGGACGATATGGCGCGGGTGGTGGTCGAACCCGGCCAGCCCGCGCTGAATGCCATTGCCGAACACTTCGGCCCGGATATTCTGACGCCCGAGGGCACCCTGAACCGCCCATCCCTGCGCACCATCATCTTTTCCGATCCCGACGCGAAAACCTGGCTTGAGGCTTTGCTGCACCCTCTGATCAACCGCGAGTTGCGCTCGCGGCTTGCTGCGGCGCAAGGCCCCTACGCACTGCTGGTGTCTCCCCTGCTGTTTGAGACCGGGCAGGACAAGCTGGTCGACCGGATTCTGGTGGTGGATGTGCCGGAGTCCGTCCAGCTCGCGCGAGCCAGTGCCCGGGACGGTGCGGACCCGGAGCAGATTCGGCGGATCATGGCCAGTCAGATGTCCCGGGAGGAGCGGTTACGCCGGGCGGATGATGTGTTGGATAACAGTGGGGATTTGGCGGATTTGGAGCGGCAGGTTGGGGAGTTGCATGGGAAGTATAGGGTGTAA
- a CDS encoding monovalent cation/H+ antiporter subunit A, whose protein sequence is MTLLLIVFLPLLGALVPLATERFGRNLCAWSAALAPLISLGLLLYLTPAVLAGETFRFHQAWLPGLGLDLSLRLDGLGLMFALLITGIGLLVMLYARYYLSSRDSLGKLYALLQIFMLAMLGIVLSDNILLMLVFWELTSLSSFLLIGYWSHQSEARKGARMALAITGAGGLCLLAGALLLGHIVGSFNLTEILAAGDQIRAHALYPITLILVLLGAFTKSAQFPFHFWLPHAMSAPTPVSAYLHSATMVKAGVFLLARMYPALAGTELWFFIVSFVGLATLVYAAYTALFKHDLKGLLAYSTISHLGLITLLFGFSTELAAAAAVFHIINHATFKASLFMAAGIIDHETGTRDMRKINGLWKYMPHTALLAMVASAAMAGVPLLNGFLSKEMFFAESLHLEYLGQFWWIMPMLATLGALFSVAYSWRFIHDVFFNGEPQDLPKYPPHEPPRYMKVPVEILVVLCLVLGILPHYTIEPFIHAAATAVLGHEMPEYHIALWHGFNLPLLMSAIALAGGILLYTQRKGLFAFYERKFRKDEKLVFEHRVQRSVLAAQWVTDRLENGSLQRYLALFFGSALVVGAAGLWPLAEWTGSASLTPMDPVSLVATALLVIAAFGTVLIHHNRFAALLMLSVVGLIVSLTFIRFSAPDLALTQLSVEVVTIVLLMLALYFLPQMTPNESPPKRVVRDIAIAGSAGVGIGALCWAVLTRPFTPISNYFLENSVSGGGGTNVVNVILVDFRGFDTLGEITVLALAAVGIYAMLHGLKLPLPQADGDGRRWAREPHPPILSVMTRILLPLAIMVSLYIFLRGHNMPGGGFIAGLVTSVALILQYISTGTEWMQQRLRWNYRKVAATGVLIATLTGLASWLFGYPFLTSTFTHVHWPFVGDFELASAMAFDVGVYVTVVGATMLILAHLGKLAQTTHEAPATNEQGEKI, encoded by the coding sequence ATGACACTGCTATTGATTGTATTCCTGCCGCTCCTGGGCGCGCTGGTCCCCCTCGCCACGGAGCGCTTCGGGCGCAACCTGTGCGCCTGGTCGGCGGCGCTGGCGCCTTTGATCTCCCTGGGGCTGTTGCTTTACCTGACGCCAGCGGTGCTGGCCGGCGAGACCTTTCGTTTCCATCAGGCGTGGCTACCCGGGCTGGGATTGGACCTGAGCCTTCGCCTGGACGGCCTGGGGCTGATGTTCGCCTTGCTGATCACCGGGATCGGCCTGCTAGTCATGCTGTACGCCCGTTACTACCTGTCTTCACGGGACTCTCTGGGCAAGCTCTACGCCCTGCTGCAGATATTCATGCTGGCGATGCTCGGCATTGTGCTGTCGGACAACATCCTTCTGATGTTGGTGTTCTGGGAGCTCACCAGCCTGAGCTCGTTCCTTCTGATCGGCTATTGGTCCCACCAGTCCGAGGCCCGTAAAGGGGCGCGGATGGCGCTGGCGATTACCGGGGCGGGCGGCCTCTGCCTGCTCGCGGGTGCACTGCTGCTGGGACACATTGTCGGCAGCTTTAATCTGACCGAGATTCTCGCCGCCGGGGATCAGATCCGCGCCCACGCGCTCTACCCGATCACCCTGATTCTGGTTCTGCTGGGCGCCTTTACCAAGTCCGCCCAGTTCCCGTTCCATTTCTGGCTGCCGCACGCCATGTCCGCCCCCACCCCCGTGTCGGCTTATCTGCACTCGGCCACCATGGTCAAGGCCGGGGTGTTTCTGCTTGCCCGGATGTACCCGGCACTGGCGGGCACCGAGCTGTGGTTCTTTATTGTCAGCTTCGTGGGCCTTGCCACGCTGGTGTACGCCGCCTATACGGCCCTGTTCAAACACGACCTGAAAGGCCTGCTGGCCTACTCCACCATCAGCCACCTGGGCTTGATTACCCTGCTGTTCGGCTTCAGTACCGAGCTGGCGGCGGCGGCAGCGGTGTTTCACATCATCAACCACGCCACCTTCAAGGCGTCGCTGTTCATGGCAGCCGGGATCATCGATCACGAAACCGGCACCCGGGATATGCGCAAGATCAATGGCCTGTGGAAGTACATGCCGCATACCGCGCTACTGGCCATGGTCGCGTCCGCCGCCATGGCCGGCGTACCGCTCCTGAACGGCTTCCTGAGCAAGGAGATGTTCTTTGCCGAGAGCCTGCACCTGGAGTATCTCGGTCAGTTCTGGTGGATCATGCCGATGCTGGCCACTCTCGGGGCCCTGTTTTCAGTGGCGTATTCCTGGCGCTTTATCCACGATGTCTTTTTCAATGGCGAGCCTCAGGATCTACCCAAGTATCCGCCCCACGAGCCGCCCCGCTACATGAAAGTACCGGTGGAGATTCTGGTGGTGCTCTGTCTGGTGCTGGGCATTTTGCCCCACTACACCATTGAGCCCTTTATCCACGCGGCTGCCACGGCGGTTCTCGGGCACGAGATGCCGGAGTACCACATTGCGCTCTGGCACGGGTTCAACCTGCCGTTGTTGATGAGCGCCATCGCCCTGGCCGGCGGCATTCTCCTCTACACCCAACGCAAAGGGCTGTTTGCGTTTTACGAGCGCAAGTTCCGCAAGGACGAGAAGCTGGTGTTCGAGCATCGGGTACAACGCAGCGTCCTTGCCGCCCAATGGGTTACCGACCGGCTTGAGAACGGCTCGCTCCAGCGCTATCTGGCGCTGTTCTTCGGTTCAGCCCTGGTCGTGGGCGCCGCGGGGCTCTGGCCTCTGGCCGAGTGGACCGGTTCCGCTTCGCTGACCCCGATGGACCCTGTAAGCCTGGTCGCCACCGCCTTGCTGGTGATCGCGGCGTTCGGCACGGTACTGATTCATCACAACCGATTTGCGGCCCTGCTGATGCTGAGCGTGGTGGGCCTGATCGTATCGCTGACCTTCATCCGGTTTTCCGCCCCGGACCTGGCGCTGACCCAGCTGTCGGTTGAAGTGGTCACCATCGTTCTGCTGATGCTCGCGCTCTACTTCCTGCCCCAGATGACACCCAACGAGTCACCACCCAAACGCGTGGTTCGGGATATTGCCATTGCCGGCAGCGCCGGGGTGGGCATTGGCGCCCTGTGCTGGGCGGTGCTGACCCGGCCGTTCACCCCCATTTCCAACTACTTCCTGGAAAACAGCGTCAGTGGTGGCGGTGGCACCAACGTAGTCAACGTGATTCTGGTCGACTTCCGCGGTTTCGATACCCTCGGAGAGATCACCGTGCTGGCTCTGGCGGCCGTTGGTATCTATGCGATGCTGCACGGCCTGAAGCTGCCACTGCCTCAGGCTGACGGCGATGGTCGTCGCTGGGCCCGTGAGCCGCATCCGCCGATTCTGTCGGTGATGACCCGCATCCTGCTCCCGCTTGCCATCATGGTGTCCCTGTACATCTTCCTGCGCGGTCACAATATGCCCGGCGGCGGGTTCATTGCCGGGTTGGTCACCAGTGTGGCGCTGATCCTTCAATATATTTCCACCGGTACCGAGTGGATGCAGCAGCGCCTGCGCTGGAATTACCGGAAAGTGGCCGCCACCGGCGTGTTGATCGCCACGCTCACCGGGCTGGCAAGCTGGTTGTTCGGTTATCCGTTCCTGACCTCGACCTTCACGCATGTGCATTGGCCCTTTGTGGGCGACTTTGAGCTCGCCTCCGCCATGGCCTTCGATGTCGGCGTCTATGTCACGGTCGTGGGTGCCACCATGCTGATTCTGGCGCACTTGGGCAAGCTGGCGCAGACCACCCACGAAGCCCCGGCCACCAATGAACAAGGGGAGAAGATTTAA
- a CDS encoding Na+/H+ antiporter subunit C, producing the protein MELLISIMIAVMTACGVYLMLRGRTFPVIVGLTLFTYAVNLFIFVMGRLTSGAPPVIGTSDHYADPLPQALVLTAIVISFAMTAFVLVLALRARAELGNDHVDGTLSDASQEDRA; encoded by the coding sequence ATGGAGCTGTTGATTTCAATCATGATCGCGGTGATGACCGCCTGCGGCGTGTACCTGATGCTGCGCGGCCGGACCTTTCCGGTCATTGTCGGGCTGACCCTGTTTACCTATGCGGTCAACTTGTTCATTTTTGTGATGGGACGTTTGACCTCCGGCGCACCGCCGGTGATCGGCACCAGCGATCACTACGCCGACCCACTGCCTCAGGCTCTGGTGCTGACCGCCATTGTGATCAGTTTTGCCATGACCGCCTTTGTCCTGGTGCTCGCCCTGCGGGCACGGGCAGAACTTGGCAATGATCATGTCGACGGTACGCTGAGCGACGCGTCGCAGGAGGACCGGGCATGA
- a CDS encoding monovalent cation/H+ antiporter subunit D has product MSHLIALPVLLPLITGVLLLLLAGKGFVLTRTVSLISAGLLVVVSLLLFYTASSGVIQVYAMGDWAPPFGIVLVLDRLSAFMVLVTSVLAFFAIWYAASTMDHPAYNLNGLLHLLLLGVNGAFLTGDLFNLFVCFEVLLLASYALLVQGGGQERARAGLHYVVLNLAGSSLFLIAVATLYGITGTLNMADMAAKVANLPAQDAPIVAAAGLLFMVVFGLKAAMVPLYFWLPRAYSAASAPVAAMFAIMTKIGVYSIARVYTLIFGDHAGELANLIQPWLWPLALVTLALGVIGVLAARNLRMQVSYLVIISVGTLLAGLALNTAEALSATFYYLAHSTWVCGALYLIVDLIRRQRQDGSDAIHTGPALPQSTTLGLMFFVAALSVAGMPPLSGFVGKVLLLQSAGTGYAAIWLWGLVLLGGLASITALSRSGSTFFWRTTEVVANTQKASLLPLAAALGLLATTPALALWGEPIIAYTDALAEQLLNPGQYIDSVLRHTTVGGNP; this is encoded by the coding sequence ATGAGTCACCTGATTGCACTGCCGGTGCTTTTGCCACTGATCACCGGGGTCCTCCTGCTGCTACTGGCCGGCAAAGGCTTTGTGCTGACCCGCACAGTCAGCCTGATCAGCGCAGGCCTGCTGGTCGTCGTTTCCCTGTTGCTGTTCTATACCGCCAGCAGTGGCGTCATTCAAGTCTATGCCATGGGGGACTGGGCGCCGCCGTTTGGCATCGTTCTGGTTCTGGATCGGCTCAGTGCCTTCATGGTGTTGGTGACCAGTGTGCTGGCGTTTTTTGCCATCTGGTACGCGGCGAGCACCATGGACCACCCGGCCTACAACCTGAACGGCCTGCTGCACCTGCTGCTGCTTGGCGTCAATGGCGCCTTTCTCACAGGCGACCTGTTCAACCTGTTTGTCTGTTTTGAGGTGTTGCTGCTCGCCTCCTACGCACTGCTGGTGCAGGGCGGAGGCCAGGAGCGGGCGCGAGCCGGTCTGCACTATGTGGTTTTGAACCTGGCAGGGTCCAGCCTGTTCCTGATTGCCGTGGCCACCCTGTACGGGATTACCGGCACCCTGAACATGGCGGATATGGCCGCCAAGGTGGCCAACCTGCCCGCCCAGGACGCGCCGATTGTGGCTGCTGCGGGCCTGCTGTTTATGGTGGTATTTGGGCTCAAGGCCGCTATGGTGCCTTTGTACTTCTGGTTGCCCCGGGCCTATAGTGCGGCCAGTGCTCCGGTTGCGGCCATGTTCGCCATCATGACCAAAATCGGGGTCTACTCCATCGCCCGGGTCTACACATTGATCTTTGGCGATCACGCCGGCGAACTGGCCAACCTGATCCAACCCTGGCTGTGGCCACTAGCCCTGGTCACCCTCGCGCTGGGGGTTATTGGTGTACTGGCCGCCCGCAACCTGCGTATGCAGGTGTCCTACCTGGTGATCATCTCGGTGGGTACCCTGCTCGCCGGTCTGGCCCTGAACACCGCAGAGGCGCTGAGTGCGACCTTTTACTATCTGGCCCACTCCACCTGGGTGTGCGGGGCACTGTATCTGATTGTCGACCTGATCCGCCGCCAGCGTCAGGACGGTAGCGACGCCATCCATACCGGCCCCGCCCTGCCCCAGAGCACAACCTTGGGGCTGATGTTTTTTGTGGCTGCCCTGAGTGTGGCCGGCATGCCGCCTTTGAGTGGCTTTGTCGGCAAGGTACTGCTGTTGCAATCGGCCGGTACCGGCTATGCCGCCATCTGGCTGTGGGGGCTGGTGCTGCTTGGCGGACTTGCCTCCATTACCGCCCTGAGTCGCAGTGGCAGTACTTTTTTCTGGCGTACCACGGAAGTAGTGGCCAATACCCAGAAAGCCTCTCTGCTGCCGCTGGCCGCTGCGCTGGGCCTGCTGGCAACGACACCGGCGCTGGCGCTGTGGGGCGAGCCGATCATCGCCTACACCGACGCCTTGGCCGAGCAGTTATTGAACCCGGGTCAGTACATCGACAGCGTACTGCGCCACACCACTGTAGGGGGTAACCCATGA
- a CDS encoding Na+/H+ antiporter subunit E, with the protein MNTLTNTRRRRRRLLPHPVLSLFMLFLWFLLANDVSGGHLVLGGLLAWFIPFVTQSFWPQEMTLSRPGVAFKFVAVVLWDIVVANWTVARLILGSPKSLKPAFMTLELDLEQDFAITILASTISLTPGTVSADLSADGKRLIIHTLHVNDPAEAVATIKQRYEAPLKEIFECSTS; encoded by the coding sequence ATGAACACCCTGACCAATACCCGACGCCGGCGCCGGCGGCTTTTACCGCACCCGGTACTCAGTCTGTTCATGCTGTTTCTGTGGTTTCTTCTGGCCAATGACGTCAGCGGTGGCCACTTGGTTCTGGGCGGCCTGCTCGCCTGGTTCATCCCCTTTGTCACCCAGTCCTTCTGGCCCCAGGAAATGACCCTGAGCCGCCCGGGTGTGGCATTCAAGTTTGTGGCAGTGGTGCTCTGGGATATCGTGGTTGCCAACTGGACCGTAGCACGCCTGATCCTGGGCTCCCCCAAGTCCCTCAAACCGGCCTTCATGACCCTGGAGCTGGACCTGGAACAGGACTTTGCGATCACCATTCTGGCGAGCACCATCTCCCTGACTCCGGGGACCGTGTCCGCCGATTTAAGCGCCGATGGCAAGCGGTTGATCATCCACACGCTTCACGTGAATGATCCGGCCGAAGCTGTGGCTACCATCAAACAGCGTTATGAAGCGCCGCTTAAGGAGATTTTCGAATGCTCGACATCGTAA
- a CDS encoding K+/H+ antiporter subunit F, whose product MLDIVIQISLVMMSLALVLNLWRLAVGPSLPDRILALDTMYINSIALLVLYGLSKESMLYFEAALLIAVMGFVGTVALSKYLLRGDIIE is encoded by the coding sequence ATGCTCGACATCGTAATCCAGATCAGCCTGGTGATGATGAGCCTGGCACTGGTGCTGAACCTGTGGCGCCTGGCGGTAGGTCCGTCGCTGCCGGATCGGATCCTCGCGCTGGACACCATGTATATCAATTCCATCGCTCTGCTGGTGCTGTATGGGCTCTCGAAGGAGTCCATGCTGTACTTCGAGGCGGCGCTGCTGATTGCCGTCATGGGCTTTGTCGGCACCGTAGCCCTGTCCAAGTACCTGTTGCGCGGCGACATCATCGAATAG